A window of the Salarias fasciatus chromosome 7, fSalaFa1.1, whole genome shotgun sequence genome harbors these coding sequences:
- the nuak1b gene encoding NUAK family SNF1-like kinase 1, which produces MDTVYLSSHRGTPRPEAPRGRSPAGRPAGGGTGTGTGTGTADLPPAPPASPPPAAGGSPEDAGRRSVKKHHHKHNLKHRYELLETLGRGTYGKVKKAIERHSGREVAIKSIRKEKIKDEQDMVHIRREIEIMSSLRHPHIISIYEVFENKDKIVIVMEYASKGELYDYISERRRLSERETRHFFRQIVSAVHHCHKNGVVHRDLKLENVLLDENCNIKIADFGLSNLYHKDKLLQTFCGSPLYASPEIVNGRPYRGPEVDSWALGVLLYTLVYGTMPFDGGDHKNLIRQISNGEYKEPTQSSDARGLIRWMLMVNPERRATVEDIANHWWVNWGWKNSVCDCETQRDHGGSPMLARFIDWQNRTEPRGSGAKATAMPPLLRQRPKKSKKENVEAGQTHCGAEDKPGLKRPKGILKTRVTEEQQSASLEEVESVQAALLQQAEGGEEATSPDREEEEPALGGGSPAKMVPSLPKKGILKNNQQRESGYYSSPERSESSELLGGASMSLLATSPPKRAMGRKGILKRNGKYSTYSGNPSAAAVAGVLCEPPPPPDSGLSRSQSRPSSIVGEDSSVLSLSPSSLGGAEWHPSTPHLRSNIRACVSAENLLQLANFKGFQAVQPLQGSKFSRGPKTKGSPGDNGSFSLLGDLEDMTQVYQQALDISSNLN; this is translated from the exons AGCCCCGCCGGCAGACCGGCGGGAggcgggaccgggaccgggaccgggaccgggaccgccGACCTCCCCCCCGCGCCTCCAGCCTCGCCCCCTCCGGCCGCAGGTGGCTCACCTGAGGACGCGGGACGCAGAAGCGTGAAGAAACACCACCACAAGCACAACCTGAAGCACCGCTACGAGCTGCTGGAGACGCTGGGGAGAGGCACCTACGGGAAGGTCAAGAAGGCCATCGAGCGACACTCCGGCCGAGAG GTGGCTATCAAGTCAATTCGCAAGGAGAAGATCAAGGATGAGCAAGACATGGTGCACATCCGCAGAGAGATCGAAATCATGTCATCCCTCCGCCACCCACATATCATCTCTATATATGAAG tgtttgagaACAAGGACAAGATCGTGATTGTGATGGAGTACGCCAGCAAGGGCGAGCTCTACGACTACATCAGCGAGCGCCGGCGcctgagcgagagagagacgcGACACTTCTTCAGACAGATAGTCTCTGCCGTGCACCACTGCCACAAG AATGGAGTGGTGCACAGGGATCTGAAACTGGAAAATGTGCTACTGGATGAAAACTGTAATATTAAG ATCGCAGACTTCGGGCTGTCCAACCTCTATCACAAGGACAAGCTGTTGCAAACCTTTTGTGGTAGCCCGCTCTACGCTTCACCAGAGATTGTCAATGGGAGACCGTACCGTGGCCCAGAG GTGGACAGCTGGGCTCTTGGGGTGCTGCTGTACACCCTGGTCTATGGAACGATGCCATTTGATGGGGGAGACCACAAGAACCTCATTCGCCAGATTAGCAATGGCGAGTACAAAGAACCTACTCAGTCCTCAG ATGCCCGTGGGCTGATTCGCTGGATGCTCATGGTGAACCCCGAACGTCGGGCGACAGTGGAAGACATTGCCAATCACTGGTGGGTGAACTGGGGCTGGaagaacagtgtgtgtgactgcgaGACCCAACGTGACCATGGAGGCTCGCCCATGCTGGCCCGCTTCATCGACTGGCAGAACCGCACTGAGCCACGTGGTTCTGGGGCCAAAGCTACGGCCATGCCACCGCTGCTGCGCCAGAGGCCCAAAAAGTCCAAGAAGGAAAACGTGGAAGCGGGACAGACCCACTGCGGAGCGGAGGACAAGCCTGGTTTGAAGAGACCCAAGGGCATCCTGAAGACGAGGGTGACCGAGGAGCAGCAGTCCGCCAGTCTGGAAGAGGTGGAGTCAGTTCAGGCAGCGTTGCTTCAACAAGCTGAAGGGGGAGAGGAGGCCACGAGTCCTGatcgagaggaagaggagccagCCCTGGGAGGAGGTTCTCCAGCCAAGATGGTGCCCTCCCTGCCAAAGAAAGGCATTTTGAAGAACAACCAACAGCGGGAATCAGGGTACTACTCCTCCCCAGAGCGCAGTGAGTCCTCTGAGCTTTTGGGGGGCGCCAGTATGTCTCTGCTCGCCACCTCTCCACCAAAGAGAGCCATGGGGAGAAAGGGCATCCTGAAACGGAATGGAAAGTACTCCACCTACAGCGGGAATCCTTCAGCGGCAGCAGTGGCTGGCGTTCTCTGCGAGCCTCCTCCCCCACCCGACTCAGGTCTGTCCCGCAGTCAGAGTCGACCCTCCAGCATCGTGGGTGAGGACAGCTCCGTGCTGTCCCTGTCGCCCAGCTCCCTCGGCGGCGCCGAGTggcacccctccaccccccacctccgCTCCAACATCAGGGCTTGCGTCTCCGCCgaaaacctgctgcagctcgccaACTTCAAGGGCTTCCAGGCGGTCCAACCACTCCAGGGATCCAAGTTCAGCCGCGGGCCCAAAACAAAAGGCTCCCCAGGGGACAATGGCAGCTTCTCTTTGCTGGGGGACCTGGAGGACATGACTCAGGTGTACCAGCAAGCCCTGGACATCAGCAGTAACCTCAACTAA